Proteins co-encoded in one Acidithiobacillus caldus ATCC 51756 genomic window:
- the ppa gene encoding inorganic diphosphatase: MNLKNIATGRHVPADVNAVIEVPQGSSVKYELDKSSGVIVVDRFLFTAMHYPANYGFIPHTLSTDGDPTDILVVSPQPVQAGAIMCTRPIGVLFMEDEHGTDCKIIAVPYHEVAGGYDHIEDIGDLPSYLRDEIFHFFEHHKELEQGKWVRLQGWQGTEDARTMILADLARANATHA, from the coding sequence ATGAATCTGAAAAATATAGCAACTGGCCGGCATGTGCCGGCTGACGTCAACGCCGTGATCGAGGTTCCACAGGGTTCGAGCGTCAAATATGAGCTCGACAAATCCTCTGGAGTGATTGTGGTGGATCGCTTCCTTTTTACCGCCATGCACTACCCGGCGAATTATGGCTTTATCCCCCATACGCTTTCTACAGATGGGGACCCTACCGATATTTTGGTGGTATCCCCCCAGCCGGTACAGGCAGGCGCCATCATGTGCACGCGCCCCATCGGCGTTCTGTTTATGGAGGATGAGCATGGTACGGATTGCAAGATTATCGCCGTTCCTTACCACGAGGTGGCTGGTGGATATGATCATATAGAGGATATCGGTGACCTACCCAGCTATCTACGCGACGAGATTTTCCATTTCTTTGAACATCACAAAGAGTTGGAACAGGGCAAATGGGTAAGGTTGCAAGGCTGGCAGGGTACGGAAGATGCGCGCACCAT
- a CDS encoding DUF211 domain-containing protein: MRIRRLVLDVDKAFAQPSLFDIAAAIEKVSGVEGFNISVEEVDQETVGTLINVEGDNIDYAGLLAAIEKSGAAVHGVEEIVVGDRMVDYRRRASK, translated from the coding sequence ATGCGTATCAGAAGGCTTGTACTGGATGTCGATAAGGCTTTTGCTCAGCCCAGTTTGTTCGATATTGCCGCCGCTATCGAAAAAGTCAGCGGTGTGGAGGGTTTTAATATTTCGGTGGAAGAAGTCGATCAGGAAACGGTCGGCACACTGATCAATGTGGAAGGTGACAATATCGATTACGCCGGTCTGCTTGCGGCCATCGAAAAAAGTGGTGCTGCCGTGCATGGTGTCGAGGAAATTGTCGTCGGTGATCGCATGGTCGATTACCGGCGACGGGCCAGCAAATGA
- a CDS encoding HEAT repeat domain-containing protein, with protein sequence MNHHYCPLCYAEIPIGAIVCPACGRDIEDWERHTPYYDRLIWALKNPHSEVRMGAILSLQNHGREAAAGPLAECAMGWPIDVVQGMAIVAAIAKLPDGAEKTAALRQLQQHEAHAIRVAAGELLAKKGADHYGHST encoded by the coding sequence ATGAACCATCATTACTGCCCACTCTGTTATGCGGAGATTCCCATTGGTGCGATCGTTTGTCCGGCCTGTGGGCGGGATATTGAGGACTGGGAACGCCACACGCCATATTACGACCGCTTAATCTGGGCGCTGAAAAATCCCCATTCCGAAGTACGGATGGGAGCTATTCTCAGCCTACAGAATCATGGACGGGAAGCTGCCGCAGGGCCACTGGCGGAATGCGCTATGGGCTGGCCGATTGATGTCGTGCAGGGGATGGCGATAGTCGCCGCCATCGCAAAATTACCGGACGGCGCCGAGAAAACCGCTGCCTTACGGCAATTACAGCAACATGAAGCCCATGCAATACGTGTTGCTGCAGGAGAACTGCTGGCAAAGAAGGGAGCAGATCACTATGGTCATTCGACTTAA
- a CDS encoding respiratory chain complex I subunit 1 family protein yields the protein MLGDIVLQSGQVLAVLLLSPLLHGFMVTMEERVQRGQGPSIFQPYRDLWKLFHKTLLIPESASWVFFWAPVVAFTAMLIVPMLIPVLTNFPLPLSDMGDILGGGLILTLGGFFILLAGLDTGQPFGGLGSSRAVMLAILAEPTLILVFVGITFLDHSMLPFVANHLLAQDPVAYWSPAHIFLIFAFFILLTVETDRLPIHSTIPYEIYMIDEARILEYSGPLLALLKWASWMKQFLLYTIFLNVFFFPWGLSATGSFGSVLLAMLIILAKYGAVGLAMVAVDTLQSRLRFYRYQEPLALSFLFAVLAIVADQL from the coding sequence ATGCTCGGCGATATCGTCTTGCAGAGTGGACAAGTCTTGGCGGTGCTTTTGTTATCACCGCTCTTGCACGGCTTCATGGTCACCATGGAAGAGCGCGTTCAGCGCGGACAGGGTCCTTCCATATTCCAGCCCTATCGGGATCTCTGGAAACTCTTCCACAAAACCCTGCTGATACCGGAATCCGCATCCTGGGTGTTTTTCTGGGCGCCAGTGGTGGCCTTTACCGCCATGCTCATCGTGCCGATGCTGATTCCGGTGCTGACCAATTTCCCCCTGCCGCTCTCGGACATGGGCGATATTCTCGGTGGCGGCCTCATCCTGACCCTCGGCGGCTTTTTCATCCTGCTGGCCGGACTGGATACCGGGCAACCCTTCGGCGGACTGGGTTCCAGCCGCGCGGTGATGCTCGCCATCCTCGCCGAGCCGACCCTGATTCTGGTCTTTGTGGGCATCACCTTTCTCGATCACTCCATGCTGCCCTTCGTCGCCAATCACCTGCTGGCGCAAGATCCGGTGGCCTACTGGAGCCCGGCGCATATCTTCCTGATCTTCGCCTTTTTCATTCTGCTGACCGTGGAGACCGACCGCCTGCCCATCCACTCCACCATCCCCTACGAGATCTACATGATCGACGAGGCGCGGATTCTGGAATACTCCGGGCCGCTGCTGGCCCTGCTGAAATGGGCAAGCTGGATGAAGCAGTTTTTGCTCTACACCATTTTCCTTAACGTCTTTTTCTTTCCGTGGGGATTGTCCGCTACGGGAAGTTTTGGCTCGGTGCTGTTGGCCATGCTGATTATTCTGGCCAAGTACGGGGCGGTGGGGCTGGCGATGGTGGCAGTGGATACCCTGCAATCGCGGCTGCGCTTCTACCGTTATCAGGAGCCCCTGGCACTGTCTTTTCTCTTTGCGGTGCTGGCCATTGTGGCCGACCAACTCTAG
- a CDS encoding site-specific integrase: protein MPETVVFHSLRHSFKDLCRNALIPRDLHHALTGHSNPGEASNVGDEYGDGYALEIKLEQMAKITLPLDIPRPLAFTGSASV, encoded by the coding sequence ATGCCTGAAACAGTGGTTTTCCATTCACTCCGCCATAGCTTCAAGGATCTCTGTCGCAATGCCTTGATCCCCCGGGATCTGCACCACGCCCTGACCGGCCACTCCAATCCTGGCGAGGCCAGCAACGTGGGAGACGAGTATGGCGATGGCTATGCGCTGGAGATCAAGCTCGAGCAAATGGCGAAGATCACGCTTCCACTGGATATTCCCCGACCGCTGGCATTTACGGGAAGTGCCTCGGTCTAA
- a CDS encoding proton-conducting transporter transmembrane domain-containing protein, with the protein MDFTALIAALWIVPAVAIVLIMAIRRPHWAEYLNLTSSVAVFGLTLAILVAAPGKALVTGAGYILLTPLGAWVLFCVGLVYLLASLYAIGYMRLLPEEKPRLHKYYALQVGFALTMLIAPLMNNPGIFWIAIDFTTIVSAFLVGFEREAECIEAAWKYLILVSAGLALALLGIILFYWGGTFTLGPTYALTWGNLRAVAPRMPETLLFLAFLLVLVGFGTKVGLAPMHTWLPDAHSEGPAPVSAMLSGSLLNIALLGIYRFLSIVDSGGYGVMGHTALLVLGVISLLVAGLFIVRQEGAKRMLAYSSLEHMGVLAIGFGFGGPMAFAGAMYHMINHSLTKPMMFFGAGNMMRAYGTKSMSNMRRVLRYYPVSGTLWLLGAVAITGAPPFGLFLSEITILRGGILSPNPWAVWLMATLLILIFVAFMNHFRRMIWGPEPEPGGEPTLELSVWNTLPMWLAFVAILVLGLWWPEGLWTFFQHTFVVQP; encoded by the coding sequence ATGGATTTTACGGCGCTCATTGCTGCCCTGTGGATTGTCCCCGCGGTAGCTATTGTGCTGATTATGGCCATACGCCGCCCGCACTGGGCGGAGTATCTGAATCTGACGTCATCGGTGGCCGTTTTTGGCCTTACGCTGGCCATTCTGGTGGCGGCGCCCGGCAAGGCGCTGGTGACCGGCGCAGGCTATATTCTGCTGACGCCGCTGGGGGCCTGGGTGCTGTTCTGCGTCGGGCTGGTCTATCTGCTGGCGTCTCTCTATGCCATCGGCTATATGCGTCTGCTTCCCGAGGAAAAGCCCCGTCTCCACAAATATTATGCCTTGCAGGTCGGCTTTGCGTTGACCATGCTGATTGCGCCATTGATGAACAATCCCGGCATTTTCTGGATTGCCATCGACTTCACCACCATCGTCAGCGCCTTTCTGGTGGGCTTCGAGCGTGAGGCGGAGTGTATCGAGGCGGCGTGGAAATATCTGATCCTGGTGTCTGCCGGTCTGGCGCTGGCCCTGCTGGGCATCATTCTCTTCTACTGGGGCGGGACCTTCACCCTGGGGCCGACTTACGCCCTGACCTGGGGCAACCTGCGGGCGGTGGCACCACGGATGCCGGAGACGCTGCTCTTTCTAGCCTTCCTGCTGGTACTGGTGGGTTTCGGCACCAAGGTGGGTCTGGCGCCCATGCACACCTGGTTGCCCGACGCCCACAGCGAAGGGCCGGCACCCGTTTCCGCCATGCTCTCCGGGTCCCTGCTGAACATCGCCCTGCTCGGCATTTACCGCTTTCTGTCCATCGTCGATAGCGGCGGCTATGGCGTGATGGGGCATACGGCCTTGCTGGTGCTGGGGGTAATCTCCCTCCTGGTGGCGGGACTGTTCATCGTCCGTCAGGAAGGAGCCAAGCGCATGCTGGCCTATTCCTCCCTGGAGCACATGGGTGTGCTGGCCATCGGCTTTGGTTTCGGCGGTCCCATGGCCTTCGCCGGGGCCATGTATCACATGATCAACCACTCCCTGACCAAGCCCATGATGTTCTTTGGCGCCGGCAACATGATGCGCGCCTATGGCACCAAATCCATGAGCAACATGCGGCGGGTGCTGCGTTATTATCCGGTCAGCGGCACACTCTGGTTGTTGGGCGCGGTGGCCATTACCGGGGCACCGCCCTTCGGGCTTTTTCTCTCGGAAATCACCATCCTGCGTGGCGGCATATTGAGCCCCAACCCTTGGGCGGTGTGGTTGATGGCGACATTGCTCATCCTTATTTTCGTCGCCTTCATGAATCACTTCCGGCGCATGATCTGGGGGCCGGAACCGGAGCCTGGTGGGGAGCCGACCCTGGAGCTGTCCGTCTGGAATACCTTGCCCATGTGGCTGGCCTTTGTGGCCATTCTGGTGCTCGGCCTATGGTGGCCGGAAGGGCTGTGGACTTTCTTTCAGCACACTTTTGTGGTGCAACCATGA
- a CDS encoding NADH-quinone oxidoreductase subunit D-related protein produces MSAATTYNDCALRPLRAADLPAVAQDCVTAGMRFQMAWHDWVEGQCVVRYLISQGNRVPFLLLEIRGEETLPSLAAIVPLLGWYEREMQDLGGLTFTDHPEPFPLVIHEGFSLPRPPLGRAGAEGRLSGEYMPPTMPEVQGDQVQDLYWGPIRADVVETGEFHYSYIGEAILHYHPRLFFKHRGLEARFVGQQADAAVFLAERVSGVGSVCHALTYCQAVEAAWGIEVPPRAQLLRVILAELERLYNHFHYFGLLAKTTTLKVGSATGFLLEERVKQVAGQLTGSRFLRSLLTVGGLRRDLPAEHLASALENIIDEGEAYLTRLQQTASHLDRLMGTGILSKEAAFDQGATGPVARASGLDRDLRRDHPYAAYHHLRFAVPVRAKGDAMARSEVRAESLREAIALLVQASGHLQAGPVRAPFAVPNGEQEGLGWTESPRGSLYYSVRIRDGRLKRVKIKSPSFSNWRVFPLTVHGTNMMDYAINEASFGLTIAGCDR; encoded by the coding sequence ATGAGTGCGGCCACGACTTACAACGATTGCGCGTTGCGCCCGCTCCGTGCCGCTGATTTACCCGCGGTGGCACAGGACTGCGTCACGGCGGGAATGCGTTTTCAGATGGCCTGGCACGACTGGGTAGAAGGTCAATGCGTGGTGCGCTATCTGATCAGTCAAGGCAACCGCGTGCCTTTCCTGCTGCTGGAGATCCGTGGCGAGGAAACGCTGCCGTCGCTGGCGGCCATCGTGCCTCTGCTCGGCTGGTATGAGCGGGAGATGCAGGATCTGGGTGGTCTGACGTTTACGGATCATCCCGAGCCCTTTCCACTGGTGATCCACGAGGGTTTTTCGCTGCCGCGCCCGCCCCTGGGTCGGGCGGGGGCGGAGGGCCGCCTGAGCGGCGAATATATGCCCCCCACCATGCCGGAAGTACAGGGCGATCAGGTGCAGGACCTCTACTGGGGGCCAATACGGGCCGATGTGGTGGAGACGGGAGAATTCCATTATTCCTACATCGGCGAGGCCATCCTCCACTACCATCCCCGGCTCTTTTTCAAACATCGTGGGCTGGAGGCGCGTTTCGTGGGCCAGCAGGCAGATGCCGCGGTCTTTCTGGCGGAGCGGGTGTCGGGCGTCGGCAGCGTTTGCCATGCCCTTACCTATTGTCAGGCGGTGGAGGCGGCCTGGGGCATCGAAGTGCCGCCACGGGCCCAACTGCTGCGGGTGATCCTCGCGGAACTGGAGCGCCTCTACAATCACTTCCACTATTTTGGTCTGCTGGCCAAGACGACGACGCTGAAAGTGGGCTCGGCGACGGGTTTTCTGCTGGAAGAACGGGTGAAGCAGGTGGCCGGACAACTGACCGGATCGCGCTTCCTGCGCAGCCTGCTGACTGTGGGCGGGCTGCGCCGCGACCTCCCCGCGGAGCACCTGGCGAGCGCGCTGGAAAACATCATCGACGAGGGCGAAGCGTATCTGACGCGTTTGCAGCAGACCGCCAGCCATCTGGATCGCCTCATGGGTACCGGCATATTGTCGAAAGAAGCCGCTTTCGACCAGGGGGCGACCGGGCCGGTGGCGCGCGCCTCCGGCCTCGACCGGGACTTGCGCCGCGACCATCCCTACGCGGCCTACCATCATCTGCGCTTTGCTGTACCGGTGCGCGCGAAAGGCGATGCCATGGCCCGCAGTGAAGTCCGCGCCGAGTCTTTACGTGAAGCCATCGCCTTGCTGGTGCAGGCTTCCGGGCATCTCCAGGCGGGGCCGGTACGTGCGCCATTCGCTGTGCCGAATGGAGAGCAGGAAGGGCTGGGCTGGACGGAGTCCCCGCGCGGTTCTCTGTATTACTCCGTGCGGATCCGTGATGGCCGCCTCAAACGGGTGAAGATCAAATCACCCTCATTTTCCAACTGGCGAGTCTTTCCGCTTACGGTGCATGGTACCAACATGATGGACTACGCCATCAATGAGGCCAGTTTCGGCCTCACCATCGCCGGTTGCGACCGTTAG
- the crcB gene encoding fluoride efflux transporter CrcB has protein sequence MFATFGFIALFAVLGAWARYGQTLLVQTVFGRDFPWATLSINVLGCFIMGFLFFETLERISVSPELRTGMLTGGLGAYTTFSTFSLETLVLFENGEAVKGLLYMFTSLFLCVGAAFAGAWISRSI, from the coding sequence ATGTTCGCCACTTTCGGCTTCATTGCCTTGTTCGCCGTACTCGGCGCCTGGGCGCGTTATGGACAGACCCTGCTGGTGCAGACGGTATTCGGCCGCGACTTCCCCTGGGCCACCCTGAGTATCAATGTTCTGGGCTGTTTTATCATGGGTTTTCTGTTTTTTGAGACATTGGAACGGATTTCTGTGAGTCCGGAATTGCGCACGGGCATGCTCACAGGCGGCCTGGGTGCTTACACCACTTTTTCGACATTTTCCCTAGAAACCTTGGTGCTTTTTGAAAATGGCGAGGCGGTCAAGGGTCTGCTATATATGTTCACGTCGCTGTTTCTGTGCGTCGGTGCCGCTTTTGCCGGGGCCTGGATTTCCCGCAGTATCTGA
- a CDS encoding ISNCY family transposase — translation MRRTEWLQETRKVRFAEAYEGWRERRLTQEEAARLLGVHERTFRRYIDRYEEAGLDGLLDRRLSQVSQRRAAVDEVLRLTELYRSRYEGWNVKHFHSFYRRIHAGVRSYTWVKQRLQEAALVPKAPGRGKHRKRRERAPLPGMMLHQDGSTHAWVAGRQWDLIVTMDDATNEHYAMCFVEEEGTASSFQGVQEVIGQRGLFSSLYTDRGSHYWHTPEAGGKVDKNHLTQFGRAMRQLGIELIPAYSPEARGRSERAFQTHQGRLPKELAAQGHHGPRGRQPLSPGGL, via the coding sequence ATGAGACGGACGGAATGGCTACAGGAGACACGGAAGGTGAGATTTGCAGAGGCATACGAAGGTTGGCGGGAGCGTCGGCTCACGCAGGAAGAAGCGGCGCGGTTGCTGGGGGTGCATGAGCGGACCTTCCGCCGATACATCGACCGCTACGAGGAAGCGGGGCTGGATGGGCTGTTGGACCGGCGCCTGTCCCAGGTCTCGCAGCGGCGGGCGGCCGTGGATGAAGTGCTGCGGCTGACCGAGCTGTACCGCAGCCGGTACGAGGGCTGGAACGTCAAGCACTTCCACAGCTTTTACCGCCGCATCCATGCGGGCGTCCGCAGCTATACCTGGGTGAAACAGCGGCTTCAGGAGGCGGCGTTGGTGCCGAAGGCCCCGGGGCGGGGCAAGCACCGCAAGCGGCGCGAGCGGGCGCCGCTACCCGGCATGATGCTGCATCAGGACGGCTCGACCCATGCGTGGGTGGCCGGACGGCAGTGGGACCTGATCGTGACCATGGACGACGCCACCAACGAGCACTACGCGATGTGCTTCGTCGAGGAAGAAGGGACGGCCTCCAGCTTCCAGGGCGTGCAGGAGGTGATCGGGCAGCGGGGGCTGTTTTCCTCTCTCTACACCGACCGAGGCAGCCACTACTGGCACACCCCCGAGGCCGGCGGCAAGGTGGACAAGAACCATCTCACCCAGTTCGGGCGGGCCATGCGCCAGTTGGGGATCGAGCTGATCCCGGCCTACTCCCCCGAGGCGCGCGGACGCAGCGAGCGGGCCTTCCAGACCCACCAGGGGCGACTCCCGAAGGAACTGGCGGCACAGGGGCATCACGGACCTCGAGGCCGCCAACCGCTATCTCCGGGAGGTCTATAG
- a CDS encoding NADH-quinone oxidoreductase subunit B family protein translates to MPVWTWTGLKAGKAATRWPQRGPDGQDGVLGMPRWGPAACRTGCDACVAACPTGAIQVNAGKAEVDYGRCIVCQRCVEDCPEGAMTSSYDWAFGVRRREDLLWKEALDSRVGQDLGKRVARSLRRSLHIRHVDAGSCNGCESEIGALDNPFYNLHRLGIFFTPSPRFADLLMVTGPVTAPMHGPLLATWEAMPEPRMVLATGTCAVSGAPMDGGYAGGSGLNALLPVDVWLPGCPPNPAALIHALLLLLERMPQRVQGGRYGAG, encoded by the coding sequence ATGCCGGTATGGACCTGGACAGGATTGAAGGCAGGCAAAGCCGCCACCCGCTGGCCGCAGCGCGGTCCCGACGGGCAGGATGGCGTGCTGGGCATGCCGCGCTGGGGCCCCGCAGCCTGCCGTACGGGCTGTGATGCCTGTGTAGCGGCTTGCCCTACGGGTGCTATCCAGGTGAACGCGGGGAAAGCGGAGGTCGATTATGGACGCTGCATCGTCTGCCAGCGCTGTGTGGAAGACTGTCCCGAAGGGGCGATGACCAGCTCTTACGACTGGGCTTTCGGCGTGCGGCGGCGCGAAGATCTGCTCTGGAAAGAGGCGCTGGACAGCCGCGTAGGACAGGACCTGGGCAAGCGGGTGGCGCGGAGCCTGCGCCGCAGCCTGCACATCCGCCATGTGGATGCGGGCTCCTGCAATGGTTGCGAATCCGAGATCGGCGCCCTCGACAATCCCTTTTATAACCTGCACCGCCTGGGTATCTTCTTTACGCCCTCGCCGCGCTTTGCCGATTTGCTGATGGTCACGGGTCCGGTGACAGCGCCCATGCACGGACCGCTGCTGGCCACTTGGGAGGCCATGCCGGAACCGCGCATGGTGCTGGCGACGGGCACCTGCGCCGTCTCCGGCGCGCCCATGGATGGCGGCTACGCGGGTGGCTCGGGACTCAACGCCCTTTTGCCGGTAGATGTCTGGTTGCCCGGATGCCCGCCCAATCCGGCGGCGCTCATCCACGCACTGCTCCTGCTGCTGGAACGGATGCCGCAACGGGTCCAGGGAGGACGTTATGGTGCTGGATAG
- a CDS encoding proton-conducting transporter transmembrane domain-containing protein, whose translation MVLDSFCVAASLFVLTIALGVLRQGWLARLILILGTLATLIGSAASLPGGSATGAMWSLGDIAVTWQLQPAAAWLLFWGGLAALAAFLSPSRAQKPAIWMAGAAVALLGSLGVAGLQEGISFLIAWEFLSFGGAVILLADGLQETQCGGQASLYMLALLEIGAVALLLCLVLLGAQDTDFTGWAASWATYGGAAFGVAVLFIIGFGAKLGILPFYEWYPGAYGSGSGASGALLSGMVLNVAYFALGRAMLDWLPVSAATGVGILLVALGTISAILAILYAFQQEDWRRLLAFSTAENAGLAVVALGAASLFRADGLIMLMTLAWTVGLIHLGGHSLAKGVMMLSADRVAAVRGNYQIAQSRVLALAPWTLGIGALFGAMSLAAMPPMAGFASEWYLFQTIFQGFHLTSSAAQVSLALGGAGLALTAAIALATMVKVFGIGLLGREENPGKVTGRWPVLGLGLLVLAYAVALPWTLAALARDNWPANPATIAAMVRGPILVPLTPHFAFISPPLLLLMGLLLALIPLGLLGWSHRRHGRRRVPVWGHGLRRIPAENAITALAFSNALREFYSFVYRPGTNTRKQHTEREYFVHTLQFNYSQAPVFGPWLFRPAVRLVQKLSDRIGLVLQNGSLNAYLTYIGILLIVIFASVFYL comes from the coding sequence ATGGTGCTGGATAGTTTCTGTGTCGCCGCCAGCCTTTTTGTGCTGACTATCGCCCTCGGTGTCTTGCGGCAGGGTTGGCTGGCGCGGTTGATCCTGATTTTGGGTACGCTGGCCACGCTCATCGGCAGCGCCGCCAGTCTGCCGGGTGGTTCGGCGACCGGTGCGATGTGGTCGCTAGGCGATATTGCCGTGACCTGGCAGTTACAGCCCGCTGCGGCCTGGTTACTGTTCTGGGGTGGACTGGCGGCGCTGGCGGCTTTTCTTTCTCCCAGCCGCGCCCAAAAACCCGCCATCTGGATGGCGGGTGCGGCCGTCGCCCTGCTGGGCAGCCTGGGCGTTGCCGGCCTGCAAGAAGGCATCTCTTTCCTGATTGCCTGGGAGTTTCTGAGCTTTGGCGGGGCGGTCATACTCCTCGCCGACGGCCTGCAGGAAACCCAATGCGGTGGGCAAGCCAGTCTTTATATGCTGGCCCTGCTGGAAATCGGTGCGGTGGCACTGTTGCTCTGCCTGGTCCTGCTCGGTGCGCAGGATACGGACTTTACGGGCTGGGCGGCGAGCTGGGCCACTTACGGCGGGGCGGCCTTCGGGGTGGCGGTACTGTTCATTATCGGCTTCGGCGCCAAACTCGGTATTCTACCCTTTTATGAATGGTATCCGGGTGCTTACGGGAGTGGCAGCGGCGCCTCCGGGGCGCTGCTTTCCGGCATGGTGCTGAACGTCGCGTATTTTGCCCTGGGACGGGCCATGCTCGACTGGCTGCCGGTCAGTGCCGCCACTGGGGTGGGCATTCTGTTGGTGGCCCTGGGGACGATATCCGCCATCCTCGCCATTCTCTACGCCTTTCAACAGGAAGACTGGCGGCGCCTGCTGGCCTTTTCCACAGCGGAAAATGCGGGGCTGGCGGTGGTCGCTCTGGGTGCCGCCTCCCTCTTCCGGGCCGACGGCCTGATCATGCTGATGACTCTGGCATGGACGGTAGGTCTGATTCACCTCGGCGGTCACAGCCTGGCCAAAGGAGTGATGATGCTCAGCGCCGATCGGGTGGCCGCAGTGCGGGGCAACTACCAGATCGCCCAGAGCCGGGTACTGGCTCTCGCTCCCTGGACCCTGGGCATCGGCGCCCTGTTCGGGGCCATGAGCCTCGCCGCCATGCCACCCATGGCGGGCTTTGCCAGTGAATGGTATCTCTTCCAGACCATTTTTCAGGGTTTCCATCTGACCTCTTCGGCCGCGCAGGTAAGCCTGGCGCTGGGGGGTGCCGGTCTGGCCCTGACGGCGGCCATCGCCCTGGCGACCATGGTCAAAGTCTTCGGCATCGGCCTGCTGGGGCGTGAGGAAAATCCGGGCAAGGTCACGGGACGCTGGCCGGTTCTGGGCCTGGGACTGCTGGTGCTGGCTTATGCCGTGGCGCTGCCCTGGACATTGGCGGCGCTGGCCCGGGACAACTGGCCGGCAAACCCCGCGACGATAGCCGCCATGGTGCGTGGCCCGATTCTGGTGCCACTCACGCCCCATTTCGCCTTCATTTCGCCGCCCCTGCTGCTGCTCATGGGGCTCTTGCTGGCGCTGATTCCCTTGGGTCTGCTCGGCTGGAGCCATCGTCGTCACGGTCGCCGCCGGGTACCGGTATGGGGTCACGGCCTGCGCCGTATACCGGCGGAGAACGCTATCACCGCGCTGGCGTTTTCCAACGCGTTGCGGGAGTTTTACAGCTTTGTGTACCGACCCGGCACTAACACGCGAAAACAGCATACGGAACGCGAATATTTCGTGCACACTCTACAGTTTAACTACAGTCAAGCGCCCGTCTTCGGACCCTGGTTATTTCGCCCGGCGGTGCGCCTGGTACAGAAGCTCAGCGACCGGATCGGTCTGGTTTTGCAGAATGGCTCACTCAATGCCTACCTCACTTATATCGGAATATTGTTGATCGTTATTTTTGCTAGTGTCTTTTATTTGTAA
- a CDS encoding DUF190 domain-containing protein has translation MTTVSVVRVYIKEGDKHGGHNLMEEIFRMLHDQYKVHGVTAFRGIAGFGSKGVVHADDVLRLNVHLPLVLEFFDEPETVDAVMPHLRELVPPGHILRWEADCGCE, from the coding sequence ATGACGACCGTATCCGTAGTACGCGTTTATATTAAGGAAGGTGACAAGCATGGCGGGCACAATCTCATGGAGGAGATCTTCCGCATGCTTCACGACCAATACAAGGTCCATGGCGTTACCGCCTTTCGCGGTATCGCGGGCTTTGGTAGCAAAGGGGTAGTGCATGCCGACGATGTTCTGCGCCTCAATGTGCATTTGCCGCTGGTACTGGAATTTTTTGACGAACCGGAGACCGTGGATGCGGTAATGCCGCACCTGCGGGAATTGGTGCCACCGGGCCACATTCTGCGCTGGGAAGCCGATTGCGGTTGCGAATGA